A genomic window from Bubalus bubalis isolate 160015118507 breed Murrah chromosome 11, NDDB_SH_1, whole genome shotgun sequence includes:
- the LOC112587962 gene encoding endogenous retrovirus group K member 25 Env polyprotein-like yields the protein MERKSGFHFAMSITEKDPKTGLPRQVTQLSRRVSSMTIEEPKRKHQRLNPYPTWAQVKNMTHQAEQTLKVTKTPMTPDKLFLAMLAVLSCSSGVSAEYVYWAYIPNPPLLSIVDWVDKAPMVLTNDSLHFPAPWSTQRPVHEEDEGRKINISIGFKTLPICFGSHPLRMTIFPQWWAYSAHNGSAYRIGMFATASFLLNDSERHYPGQIVNYTNSLFRPEEAYNLTNM from the coding sequence ATGGAGAGGAAATCCGGGTTCCACTTTGCCATGTCCATTACCGAGAAGGACCCCAAGACCGGACTCCCCCGGCAGGTGACGCAGCTGTCACGAAGAGTCTCATCAATGACCATAGAGGAGCCGAAGAGAAAACATCAACGTCTAAACCCCTACCCAACATGGGCTCAGGTGAAAAACATGACTCATCAGGCTGAACAAACACTGAAAGTTACTAAAACTCCCATGACTCCAGATAAGCTGTTTCTGGCAATGCTAGCTGTTCTCTCTTGTTCCTCTGGGGTAAGTGCGGAATATGTTTACTGGGCATACATACCTAATCCACCCTTGTTATCCATAGTGGATTGGGTCGATAAGGCCCCTATGGTACTCACCAATGACAGCCTGCACTTCCCAGCTCCATGGTCAACACAAAGACCAGTTCATGAAgaagatgaaggaagaaaaataaatatttctattggATTCAAAACCTTACCCATATGTTTCGGATCTCACCCTTTACGCATGACTATATTCCCACAATGGTGGGCTTACTCAGCACACAATGGTTCTGCCTATCGTATAGGAATGTTTGCAACTGCATCCTTTCTGCTAAATGACTCTGAGAGGCATTATCCTGGACAAATAGTTAACTACACTAATTCACTCTTCCGGCCTGAAGAAGCATATAATTTAACCAATATGTGA